The DNA segment ATGAAGCCGCCGTTGCGCTTGAGGTTGTCGGCGGTGTCCTCCGGATTGAAGACCACCGCGGTGTAGAAGAAGCAGAAGAACACGATGCCGATGGCATAGAGCAGCATGTAGATCGGCTGCCCGTGCTGCAGATATTGGTTCAGCCCCTGGATGATCCGCCCGCTGGTGGTCTCGGTATCGATCGAATTGCCGGCGAACTGCGTGATCGTCAGCGGCAGCAGCAGCAGCGAGCTCGCAAAGATCGGCGGGATGACATTGGCGGTGTTGATCTTCAGCGGCAGATGGCTGCGATCCGCCTGCATCACGCCCTTGGCGGTCGCGCGCTTGGGATATTGAATCAGCAGCCGCCGCTGCGCCCGCTCGACGAAGCTGATGAGCAGGATCAGACCGATCACCATCAGGATGAAGCCGATGATGAGCGCCGGTCCGATCGCTCCGGTTCGTCCGCCTTCGAAGAGATTGGCCGCGAATTGCGGGAATTGGGCGACGATGCCGGCCATGATGATCAGGCTGACCCCATTGCCGATGCCGCGGCTGGTGATCTGCTCGCCCAGCCACAGGAGGAACATCGTGCCGCCGACTATGCTGATGACCGCGCCGATGCGGAACATGTAGCCGGGATCGACCACCGCCTGCACCCCGCTCTGCGCGCCATAGCTTTCGAGGCCGGCGGCGACGAACCACCCCTGGATCGCGCACAGAAATACGGTGCCGTAGCGGGTGTATTGGTTAAGCTTCTGCCGCCCGGTCGTGCCTTCCTTCTTCAGCGCGGCGAGCGTCGGGTGCAGCGCGCTTGCGAGCTGCACGACGATCGAGGCCGTGATGTAGGGCATCACGCCCAATGCGATCAGGCTCATGCGTTCCAGGCTGCCGCCCGTGAACATGTTGAACATGTCGAGGATGCCGCCGCGGGTCTGATCGGCGAGCTGCTGCAGGATCAGCGGATTGACGCCGGGCAGCGGCACGAAGCTCAGAAAACGGAACACGATCAGCGCCCCGATCGTGAACCAGATGCGCTGCTTGAGCTCGGTCGCTTTGGAGAAATTCGCGAGGCTGAGATTGCTCGCTACGGCATCGGCGCGGGTTGCCATCGGGGGCGTGATCCTGGTTCTATGCCGGTCCCTCCCGGCTCAGGTCGGATAGATAGGGGGCAGGTCCGATGATGTCGAACCCGCCCCGTATCTTTTTGCTTACTTCTTGACCTGGCGCTCGGCCCGGGCAGCCTTGTTGGCGGCGGCGCGCTCGGCCTTCTTCTCGGCTTCGGGGCGGCCCTTCTCGATCACCTCGACGCTGCCACCGGCCTTTTCAACCGCTTCGACGGCACCCTTGGAAGCACCGGCGACGCGCAGTGCAAGCTTGGCCGTAAGCTGGCCCTTGCCGAGGAGACGCACGCCGTCCTTGCCGCCGCGCGCCAGGCCCGCCGCCTTGAGTGCATCGTGGTCGAGCGTGCCATCGGGGGCCAGCTTGCCGCTGTCGATCGCGCGCTGCAACGCGCCGACGTTCACCTCGGCGTAGTCGCTTGCAAAGATGTTGTTGAAGCCGCGCTTCGGGATGCGCATGTGGAGCGGCATCTGGCCGCCTTCGAAGCCGTTGACGCTGACGCCGGAGCGCGCCTTGGCGCCCTTCTGGCCACGGCCCGCGGTCTTGCCCTTGCCCGATCCGATCCCCCGGCCGACGCGCATGCGGCCCTTGCGGGCACCATCATTGTCGCGGATGTCGTTGAGTTTCATAGTCTGCACTCGCTTTCGCTTTTGTCGCGCTGGATGCCGGAAGGGCATCCCTTCAGGAACCGTGTGTCCTGAGCCTGTCGAGGGACCGCTTTGTCTTCCGGTGTGACGCCCGAAGCGAAGAACGGCCCTCCACAAGCTCAGGGCGAACGGAGTTCGGTTAGTCGCTCAGTCTTCCAACACCTGCACCATGTGCGGCAGCTTGGCGATCGCGCCGCGGACTTCGGGCGTATCCTGACGCTCGACCACCCGATGCATCTTGCCGAGCCCGAGCCCGATAAGGATCTTCTTCTGCGCCGCGGGGCGGCGGATCGGGCTGCCGATCTGCTTGATCTTGATTGTCGCCATCTGACTTACTCCACCAGCGCAGCGGCGTCGGCCTGGGCCTCCGCCTCGCTCGCGCCGCCGCGGCCGAGCAGGTCCGCGACCTTCTTGCCGCGCCGCTGCGCCACCGACTTGGGGCTGGTCTGCTCCTGCAGCGCCGAGAACGTCGCCCGGATCATGTTGTAGGGATTGCTGGTGCCGACCGACTTGGTCACCACGTCGGCGACGCCCAGGCTCTCGAACACCGCGCGCATCGGGCCGCCGGCGATGATCCCGGTCCCGGCAGGCGCCGAACGCAAAGTCACCCTGCCCGCGCCAAAGTGGCCGTTGCCATCGTGATGAAGGGTGCGCCCTTCCTTGAGCGGCACGCGGATCATCTTCTTCTTGGCGGCAGCGGTCGCCTTGGTAATCGCCTCGGGCACCTCGCGCGCCTTGCCGTGGCCGAAGCCGACCCGGCCCGAGCCGTCGCCGACCACGACCAGCGCCGCGAAGCCGAAGCGCTTGCCGCCCTTCACCGTCTTCGAAACGCGGTTGATGTGGACCAGCTTCTCGATGATGCCGTCGTCTTCTTCCTCGCGCCGGTTGTCGCGCCGGTCGCCGCGCCCGCGGCCGCCGCCGCGCCCGTCGCGATTGCCGCCGCCCGGGCCGCCCCGGCCTCGGCCGCCACGGTCCCCGCCCCGCCCGCGGGGGGCCTCGCTGCCGCCCTGGGCTTGCGTGTCGCCCTCAGGGGCCGCCGAAGGGGTCTCGGCAATCGCCGGAGCTTCGGGGGTGGGGGTGTCGGTGTTGATCTCATCAGCCATATCAGAACTCCAGCCCGCCTTCGCGGGCGGCGTCGGCCAGCGCCTTGACGCGGCCGTGGAACAGGAAGCCGCCGCGATCGAACACGACGGTGGTCACGCCAGCCTGCTTGGCCGCCGCTGCGACATCGCTGCCGACCCTGCGCGCGGCATCGACATTGGCGCCCGAGCCCTCGCCGCCCAGCGTCGAGGCGGCGGCGAGCGTCCTGCCCTGCGCGTCGTCGATGACCTGCGCGTAGATGTGCTTGCCCGTGCGGTGGATCGAGAGGCGCGGCTTGCCGCCCGCGCGGCTCTTGAGCGCGGTGCGCACCCGCCGGCGGCGGCGTTCGAAGAGGGAGAGCTTGGCCATCTTACTTCTTCTTCCCTTCCTTGCGGAAGATGTACTCGCCGCGATAGGCGATGCCCTTGCCCTTGTAAGGCTCGGGCTTGCGCCAGCGGCGGATTTCGGCCGCGAACTGGCCGACCTTCTGCTTGTCGATGCCGCTGATTTCGACCGTGGTCTGGTCGGGGGTCTTCACCTCGAGCCCTTCAGGCACATCGAGATCGACATCGTGCGAATAGCCGAGCTGAAGCTTGAGCTTCTTGCCCTGCGCGCTGGCGCGGTAGCCCACGCCCTTGATCTCCAGCACCTTGGTGAAGCCGCCGGTGACGCCTTCGATCAGGTTCGAGACTAGTGTGCGCTGCATGCCCCAGTGGCTGCGCGCGGCCTTGGTGTCATTGGCCGGCTGCACCGCGATGCTGCCGTCCTCGAGGCTATAAGTGACGAGATCGGACAGCCCCATCGCCAAAGTGCCCTTGGGCCCCTTCACGCTGAGCTGGCCGCCCTGGATGTTCGCAGTGACGCCGCTCGGGATCGTCACCGGTTTCTTGCCGATGCGGCTCATCAGAACACCTCCGCCAGCACTTCGCCGCCGACGTTCTGCGTGCGTGCCTCGGCATCCGAGAGTACGCCGCGCGGAGTCGAGACGATGGTGATGCCGAGGCCGTTGCGTACCGTTGGCAGCTCCTTGCTGCCCGAATAGACGCGCCGGCCCGGCTTGGAGACGCGCGCGACATGCTTGATCGCCGGCTCGCCTTCGAAATACTTGAGCTCGATACGCAGCGCCGGGTGCTTGCCCGAGCTGTCGTCGCTGTAGCCGCGGATATAGCCTTCGCGCTTCAGCACTTCGAGCACATTGGCGCGCAGCTTGCTGGCGGGCGAAAGGACGCTGTCCTTCTTCGCCTGCTGTCCGTTGCGGATGCGGGTGAGCATATCACCCAGGGGATCGGTCATAGCCATCGGTCAGTCCCTCACCAGCTCGACTTCGTCAGGCCCGGGATCATGCCCTTGTTGCCAAGGTCCCGGAGCTCGATACGGTTAAGGCCGAACTTGCGGTAATAGCCGCGCGGGCGGCCGGTGGTGGCGCAGCGGTTGCGCACGCGCGTGGGGTTCGCGTTGCGCGGCAGCTCGGCGAGCTTCAGCCGCGCGACCAGGCGCTCGGTCTCGTCGAGCGCCTTGTCGTTCGCCTTCGCCTTCAGCGCCTCGTACTTCGCCGCATATTGCTTCACGAGCTTCTTGCGCCGCTCGTTCTTGTTGATGGAACTCAGTTTCGCCATGGACTTAAGCTCTCTTCACGGGGCGGCTCACGCCGCCTCCATTTCAGTGCCCTGGGGGGCCGGGGTTTCTTCCTCGGCCGTCTGCGGCTGAGGGAAGGGAAAGCCGAACAGGCGCAGCAGCTCGCGCGCTTCGTCGTCGGTCTTCGCAGTAGTGGTCACGATGATGTCCATGCCCCGGACCTTCTCGATCTTGTCGTAGGAGATCTCGGGGAAGACGATCTGCTCCTTCAGCCCCATGGCGTAATTGCCGCGCCCGTCGAACGAGCGGGGGTTGAGCCCGCGGAAGTCGCGGATGCGCGGCATCGCCACCGTCACCAGACGATCGAGGAACTCGTACATCCGCTCGCGGCGCAGCGTTACCTTGGCACCGATCGGCATGCCTTCGCGCAGCTTGAACTGCGCGATCGATTTCTTGGCCTTGGTGATCACCGGCTTCTGCCCGGCGATCAGCGCCATTTCCTCGGCCGCGGTCTGGACCTTCTTCTTGTCCTGGCTCGCTTCGCCCACGCCCATGTTGAGCACGATCTTTTCGAGCCTGGGCACTTCCAGCGCGTTCTTGTAGCCGAACTTCTCGGTCATCGCCTTGACGATATCGGCCTGGTACTTCGCCTTGAGGCGCGGGGTGTAGCTGGCTTCAGCCATCGATCGTCTCCCCGGACTTGACGGCCACGCGGACCTTCTTGCCGTCCCTGGTTTCGAAGCGGACGCGCGTCGGCTTGCCGTCGGCAGTAGCCAGCGCGACCTTGGAAATGTGCATCGGCGCCGGGTTGCGGTCGATGCCGCCCTGGGGATTGCCCTGCGTCGGCTTGCGGTGCCGCGCGGCGATATTGACGCCTTCGACCACGACCTTGCCGTCCTTCGGCATGACCTTGGCGACCTTGCCCGTGCGGCCCTTGTCCTTGCCGGACAGGACGATCACGCTGTCGCCCTTCTTGATGCGAGCGGAGCCCATCACAGCACCTCCGGCGCGAGGCTGATGATCTTCATGAAGCCGCGGCCGCGCAGCTCGCGCACCACCGGGCCGAAGATACGGGTGCCGAGCGGCTCTTCGTTTTTGTTCACCAGAACCGCGGCGTTGCTGTCGAAGCGGATCACGCTGCCATCGGGGCGGCGCACGTCCTTCTTGGTGCGCACGATCACCGCGCGGTGGACGTCGCCCTTCTTGACCTTGGTGCGCGGCTGCGCCTCCTTGATCGAGACGACGATCACATCGCCCACGCCCGCGGTGCGCCGCTTGGAGCCGCCCAGCACCTTGATGCACTGGACGCGCTTTGCGCCGCTGTTGTCCGCGACGTCGAGATTGGACTGCATCTGGATCATCGATCCAATTCCTTCTCTTGGCTTGCCGAGACCAACGCCCGGCAGTTCCTATCTGGTCAGTTGCCCGCTTCGGCCACGTCGAGGTCGGCTTCCACCGCCTGCACGCCGCCCGCGACCACCCGGTCCTTTACCGCCCAGGTCTTGGTCTTGGAGATCGGCCTGGTCTCCTCGATCCGCACCACGTCGCCGAGCAGATATTCGTTCTGCTCGTCATGCGCGTGATATTTTTTCGAGCGGCGGATGATCTTCCCGTAGAGCGGGTGCTTCACCTTGCGCTCGACGAGCACGGTCACGGTCTTGTCGGTCTTGTTCGAAGTGACCGTGCCGATGAGAATGCGCTTGGGCATGTCTTATCCTTGAGCCTTGACTTCGGCGGCGCGGCTGCGCTCGCCCTGAAGCGTCTTGATCTTGGCGATCGTGCGGCGCACCTCGCGGATGCGGGCGGGCGCCTCGAGCTGGTTGGTCGCCGCCTGGAAGCGCAGATTGAACTGCTCGCGCTTCAGCGTCGTCAGCTGCTCGGTGAGCTGGTCATCCGAACGCTGGCGCAGATCTTCGACCTTGACGGTGTTCTTGGCCATCACTCGCCTCCCAGGTGCGAAGTATCGCCAAGGCGGGCGATCACCTTGGTCTTGATCGGCAGCTTCATCGCCGCGCGCTCGAAGGCTTCGGCCGCCAGCGGGCCGGGCACGCCGTCGAGCTCGAACAGGACGCGGCCGGGCTTCACGCGCGCAGCCCAATATTCGACCGAGCCCTTGCCCTTGCCCTGACGGACTTCGGCCGGCTTTTTCGAGACCGGCACGTCGGGGAACACGCGGATCCACAACCGCCCCTGGCGCTTGATGTGGCGCGTGATCGCGCGGCGTGCCGCTTCGATCTGGCGCGCGGTGACCCGCTCGGGCTCCAGAGCCTTCAAGCCATAGGAGCCGAAGTTCAGCGCGGTTCCGCCCTTGGCCTCGCCCTTGATCCGGCCCTTGAAGGCCTTGCGAAACTTGGTTTTCTTCGGTTGCAGCATGGTCCTGGCTCTAGCTTAGCGGCGATCGGACATCGGACGGACGCCGGAGGTCTGCGCCTCCATCATCAGCCGGTCCTGCGCGGTCGGGTCATGCGCGAGGATTTCGCCCTTGAAGACCCAGACCTTGATCCCGATGATGCCGTAAGCGGTCAGAGCCTCGGCATCGGCATAATCGACGTTGGCGCGCAGCGTGTGGAGCGGCACGCGGCCTTCGCGATACTGCTCGACGCGCGCGATCTCCGCCCCGCCGAGGCGCCCGCCGCACATGATCTTGATGCCTTCGGCACCAAGCCGCATCGCGGATTGCATCGCGCGCTTCATCGCGCGGCGGAAGGCGACGCGGCGGATCAGCTGGTCCGCAATGCCCTGCGCGATCAGCTTCGCGTCGATCTCGGGCTTCCTGATCTCGACGATGTTGAGCTTGACCTCGCTCTTGGTCATGGTCGCGAGCTTGGCGCGCAGCTTCTCGATATCCGCGCCCTTCTTGCCGATGATGACACCGGGGCGCGCGGCATAGATCGAAATGCGGCACAGCTTGGCCGGACGCTCGATCACCACCTTCGAAATCGCGGCCTGCGGCATCGTGTCGACGATGTACTTGCGCAGCTCGATATCTTCCTTGAGCAGCTGGGCATAATCGCGCCCTTCGGCGTACCAGCGGCTGTCCCAGGTGCGATTGATCTGCAGGCGCAGGCCGATCGGATTGCTCTTGTGACCCATGGCTTACGCCTCCTCGCTTTCACGCACCACGATCCGCAGCCGGCTGAACGGCTTCAGGATGCGGGTCGACTTGCCGCGCCCGCGGGTGTGGAAGCGCTTCATGGTCATCGCCTTGCCGACCGAAGCTTCCGCCACGATCAGTGCGTCGACATCCAGGTTGTGATTGTTCTCGGCATTGGCGATCGCGCTCGCCAGCACCTTGCTGGCGTCCTTCGCCATCCCCTTCTTCGAGAAAGCGAGGATGTTGAGCGCATCTTCCGCGCGCTTGCCGCGGATGAGGCCGGCGACAAGGTTCAGCTTCTGTGCCGAACCACGGATCGTGGTGCCGACGGCAAGCGCCTCGTTGTCCGCGACGCGGCGGGGGGCTTTCTGCTTGCTCATCAGCGCTTGCCCTTCTTGTCGGCGGCGTGGCCCGGGAAGGTGCGCGTGGGCGCGAACTCGCCGAGCTTGTGGCCGACCATCTCTTCCGACACGGCGACGGGAATGAACTTGCGGCCGTTGTAGACGTTGAACGTCAGCCCGACGAACTGCGGCAGGATCGTGCTGCGGCGCGACCAGGTCTTGATCGGCGCGCGCGCGTTCTTTTCCTGCGCATCCTCGGCCTTCTTCAGAAGGCTGAGCTCGACGAACGGACCCTTCCAGACGGAGCGTGCCATCGTGGGTTACCTCTTCTTCTTCGCGTGACGCGAACGGATGATCATCTTGTCCGTCTGCTTGTTGTGACGGGTGCGGGCGCCCTTGGTCGGCTTGCCCCAGGGGGTGACCGGGTGACGGCCGCCCGAAGTGCGGCCCTCGCCGCCGCCGTGCGGGTGGTCGACCGGGTTCTTGGCGACGCCGCGGGTCAGCGGCTTGACCCCCATCCAGCGCTTGCGCCCCGCCTTGCCGAAGTTCTGGTTCTGGTTGTCGG comes from the Qipengyuania sediminis genome and includes:
- the secY gene encoding preprotein translocase subunit SecY, producing MATRADAVASNLSLANFSKATELKQRIWFTIGALIVFRFLSFVPLPGVNPLILQQLADQTRGGILDMFNMFTGGSLERMSLIALGVMPYITASIVVQLASALHPTLAALKKEGTTGRQKLNQYTRYGTVFLCAIQGWFVAAGLESYGAQSGVQAVVDPGYMFRIGAVISIVGGTMFLLWLGEQITSRGIGNGVSLIIMAGIVAQFPQFAANLFEGGRTGAIGPALIIGFILMVIGLILLISFVERAQRRLLIQYPKRATAKGVMQADRSHLPLKINTANVIPPIFASSLLLLPLTITQFAGNSIDTETTSGRIIQGLNQYLQHGQPIYMLLYAIGIVFFCFFYTAVVFNPEDTADNLKRNGGFIPGIRPGKRTEEYLDYVLTRITVVGAAYLTFVCVVPEWLIAQTGIPLFLGGTSLLIVVNVTVDTIAQIQSHLLAHQYGDLIKKAKLKGRLR
- the rplO gene encoding 50S ribosomal protein L15, coding for MKLNDIRDNDGARKGRMRVGRGIGSGKGKTAGRGQKGAKARSGVSVNGFEGGQMPLHMRIPKRGFNNIFASDYAEVNVGALQRAIDSGKLAPDGTLDHDALKAAGLARGGKDGVRLLGKGQLTAKLALRVAGASKGAVEAVEKAGGSVEVIEKGRPEAEKKAERAAANKAARAERQVKK
- the rpmD gene encoding 50S ribosomal protein L30; the encoded protein is MATIKIKQIGSPIRRPAAQKKILIGLGLGKMHRVVERQDTPEVRGAIAKLPHMVQVLED
- the rpsE gene encoding 30S ribosomal protein S5 — its product is MADEINTDTPTPEAPAIAETPSAAPEGDTQAQGGSEAPRGRGGDRGGRGRGGPGGGNRDGRGGGRGRGDRRDNRREEEDDGIIEKLVHINRVSKTVKGGKRFGFAALVVVGDGSGRVGFGHGKAREVPEAITKATAAAKKKMIRVPLKEGRTLHHDGNGHFGAGRVTLRSAPAGTGIIAGGPMRAVFESLGVADVVTKSVGTSNPYNMIRATFSALQEQTSPKSVAQRRGKKVADLLGRGGASEAEAQADAAALVE
- the rplR gene encoding 50S ribosomal protein L18, with the translated sequence MAKLSLFERRRRRVRTALKSRAGGKPRLSIHRTGKHIYAQVIDDAQGRTLAAASTLGGEGSGANVDAARRVGSDVAAAAKQAGVTTVVFDRGGFLFHGRVKALADAAREGGLEF
- the rplF gene encoding 50S ribosomal protein L6 is translated as MSRIGKKPVTIPSGVTANIQGGQLSVKGPKGTLAMGLSDLVTYSLEDGSIAVQPANDTKAARSHWGMQRTLVSNLIEGVTGGFTKVLEIKGVGYRASAQGKKLKLQLGYSHDVDLDVPEGLEVKTPDQTTVEISGIDKQKVGQFAAEIRRWRKPEPYKGKGIAYRGEYIFRKEGKKK
- the rpsH gene encoding 30S ribosomal protein S8 gives rise to the protein MAMTDPLGDMLTRIRNGQQAKKDSVLSPASKLRANVLEVLKREGYIRGYSDDSSGKHPALRIELKYFEGEPAIKHVARVSKPGRRVYSGSKELPTVRNGLGITIVSTPRGVLSDAEARTQNVGGEVLAEVF
- the rpsN gene encoding 30S ribosomal protein S14, giving the protein MAKLSSINKNERRKKLVKQYAAKYEALKAKANDKALDETERLVARLKLAELPRNANPTRVRNRCATTGRPRGYYRKFGLNRIELRDLGNKGMIPGLTKSSW
- the rplE gene encoding 50S ribosomal protein L5, which translates into the protein MAEASYTPRLKAKYQADIVKAMTEKFGYKNALEVPRLEKIVLNMGVGEASQDKKKVQTAAEEMALIAGQKPVITKAKKSIAQFKLREGMPIGAKVTLRRERMYEFLDRLVTVAMPRIRDFRGLNPRSFDGRGNYAMGLKEQIVFPEISYDKIEKVRGMDIIVTTTAKTDDEARELLRLFGFPFPQPQTAEEETPAPQGTEMEAA
- the rplX gene encoding 50S ribosomal protein L24, which gives rise to MGSARIKKGDSVIVLSGKDKGRTGKVAKVMPKDGKVVVEGVNIAARHRKPTQGNPQGGIDRNPAPMHISKVALATADGKPTRVRFETRDGKKVRVAVKSGETIDG
- the rplN gene encoding 50S ribosomal protein L14 is translated as MIQMQSNLDVADNSGAKRVQCIKVLGGSKRRTAGVGDVIVVSIKEAQPRTKVKKGDVHRAVIVRTKKDVRRPDGSVIRFDSNAAVLVNKNEEPLGTRIFGPVVRELRGRGFMKIISLAPEVL
- the rpsQ gene encoding 30S ribosomal protein S17; the protein is MPKRILIGTVTSNKTDKTVTVLVERKVKHPLYGKIIRRSKKYHAHDEQNEYLLGDVVRIEETRPISKTKTWAVKDRVVAGGVQAVEADLDVAEAGN
- the rpmC gene encoding 50S ribosomal protein L29; its protein translation is MAKNTVKVEDLRQRSDDQLTEQLTTLKREQFNLRFQAATNQLEAPARIREVRRTIAKIKTLQGERSRAAEVKAQG
- the rplP gene encoding 50S ribosomal protein L16 yields the protein MLQPKKTKFRKAFKGRIKGEAKGGTALNFGSYGLKALEPERVTARQIEAARRAITRHIKRQGRLWIRVFPDVPVSKKPAEVRQGKGKGSVEYWAARVKPGRVLFELDGVPGPLAAEAFERAAMKLPIKTKVIARLGDTSHLGGE
- the rpsC gene encoding 30S ribosomal protein S3; protein product: MGHKSNPIGLRLQINRTWDSRWYAEGRDYAQLLKEDIELRKYIVDTMPQAAISKVVIERPAKLCRISIYAARPGVIIGKKGADIEKLRAKLATMTKSEVKLNIVEIRKPEIDAKLIAQGIADQLIRRVAFRRAMKRAMQSAMRLGAEGIKIMCGGRLGGAEIARVEQYREGRVPLHTLRANVDYADAEALTAYGIIGIKVWVFKGEILAHDPTAQDRLMMEAQTSGVRPMSDRR
- the rplV gene encoding 50S ribosomal protein L22; this encodes MSKQKAPRRVADNEALAVGTTIRGSAQKLNLVAGLIRGKRAEDALNILAFSKKGMAKDASKVLASAIANAENNHNLDVDALIVAEASVGKAMTMKRFHTRGRGKSTRILKPFSRLRIVVRESEEA
- the rpsS gene encoding 30S ribosomal protein S19, producing MARSVWKGPFVELSLLKKAEDAQEKNARAPIKTWSRRSTILPQFVGLTFNVYNGRKFIPVAVSEEMVGHKLGEFAPTRTFPGHAADKKGKR